Proteins from one Terriglobales bacterium genomic window:
- the hypF gene encoding carbamoyltransferase HypF, protein MAVRRAIEVSGIVQGVGFRPYIYRLASERGLAGWVTNTSAGVSIEVQGELEEVEDFVARLPAEAPPLARVTGVRVRELPPNGDRGFQIVLSRGGEAMQTLISPDVALCDDCRRELFDPHDRRYQYPFINCTNCGPRFTIVRGIPYDRPRTSMAVFPMCAACQAEYEDPLDRRFHAQPNACWQCGPRVELWDTSGKAVPRREPIAEAVSRLRAGKVIAVKGLGGFHLACDATNAAAVERLRERKRRVEKPFAIMAPDLAAIERFCEVDEAARAALERAERPIVLLPKKQPCAIADQVAPFNRYLGVFLPYTPLHHLLFAEGGFPALVMTSGNLSEEPIAIDNREAVARLAGLADGFLVHNRDILLRCDDSVVRVSDGRLRQMRRSRGSVPVPVFLKDELPPILAVGGELKNTVCLTRGRHAFLSQHIGDLENLESYRFFEEAVEHLERILEIEPAVVAYDLHPDYFSTKWALEQKGVQLVGVQHHHAHIASCMAENHLEGPVIGFALDGTGYGADGRIWGGEVLVADYAGFERAAHLAYVPLPGGAAAIREPWRMAVSYLAHHFGRDFLRLPLAFVRDLDPRKTEVALRMMEQQVNSPLTSSCGRLFDAVAALAGLRREVNYEAQAAIELEMAMEEAEAGDASAYPFELLPQGAGWSIGSAPLFGALVEDLKHNRPVSSISRRFHNGLVEVFLELARRLRQTRGLDRVCLSGGSFQNLYLLEQMDSRLAAEGFQVFTHSEVPAGDGGLSLGQALVAAHRPARRP, encoded by the coding sequence ATGGCGGTGCGTAGGGCCATCGAAGTCTCCGGCATCGTGCAAGGGGTGGGCTTCCGTCCCTACATCTACCGCCTGGCCAGCGAGCGCGGCCTGGCGGGCTGGGTGACCAATACCAGCGCCGGGGTCAGCATCGAGGTCCAGGGCGAACTCGAGGAGGTGGAGGACTTCGTCGCCCGCCTGCCCGCGGAGGCGCCGCCGCTGGCGCGCGTCACTGGAGTGCGGGTGCGCGAGCTGCCGCCCAACGGCGACCGCGGCTTCCAGATCGTGCTCAGTCGCGGCGGCGAAGCCATGCAGACGCTGATCTCGCCCGACGTCGCCCTGTGCGACGACTGCCGCCGCGAACTCTTCGATCCCCACGACCGCCGCTACCAGTATCCCTTCATCAACTGCACCAACTGTGGCCCGCGCTTCACCATCGTGCGCGGCATCCCCTACGACCGCCCGCGCACCTCCATGGCCGTCTTCCCCATGTGCGCGGCCTGCCAGGCGGAGTACGAGGACCCGCTTGACCGCCGCTTCCACGCCCAGCCCAACGCCTGCTGGCAGTGCGGCCCGCGCGTGGAATTGTGGGACACCTCGGGCAAGGCCGTCCCGAGGCGCGAGCCCATCGCCGAGGCGGTCAGCCGCCTGCGCGCCGGGAAGGTGATCGCGGTCAAGGGTCTGGGCGGATTCCACCTCGCCTGCGACGCAACCAACGCCGCCGCGGTGGAGCGGCTGCGCGAGCGCAAGCGCCGCGTGGAGAAGCCTTTCGCCATCATGGCGCCCGACCTGGCCGCGATCGAGCGCTTCTGCGAGGTGGACGAAGCCGCACGCGCAGCCCTGGAGCGGGCGGAGCGGCCCATCGTGCTCCTGCCCAAGAAGCAGCCCTGCGCCATCGCCGACCAGGTGGCGCCCTTCAACCGTTACCTGGGCGTCTTTCTCCCCTACACCCCGCTGCACCACCTGCTCTTCGCCGAGGGAGGATTCCCGGCGCTGGTGATGACCAGCGGCAACCTCAGCGAGGAGCCCATCGCCATCGACAACCGCGAGGCGGTGGCGCGCCTCGCCGGCCTGGCGGATGGCTTCCTGGTGCACAACCGCGACATCCTGCTGCGCTGCGACGATTCCGTGGTGCGCGTCTCGGACGGGCGCCTGCGCCAGATGCGCCGCTCCCGCGGCTCCGTCCCCGTGCCCGTCTTCCTGAAAGACGAACTGCCGCCCATCCTGGCCGTGGGCGGTGAGCTGAAGAACACCGTCTGCCTCACCCGCGGCCGCCACGCCTTTCTCAGCCAGCACATCGGCGACCTGGAGAACCTGGAGAGCTACCGCTTCTTCGAAGAAGCAGTCGAGCATCTGGAGCGCATCCTCGAGATCGAGCCCGCCGTCGTCGCCTACGACCTGCATCCCGACTACTTCTCGACCAAGTGGGCGCTCGAGCAGAAAGGCGTGCAGCTTGTGGGCGTGCAGCACCACCACGCCCACATCGCCAGTTGCATGGCGGAGAACCATCTCGAGGGCCCGGTGATCGGCTTCGCTCTCGACGGCACCGGCTACGGCGCGGACGGCCGGATCTGGGGCGGGGAAGTGCTGGTGGCCGACTACGCCGGCTTCGAGCGCGCCGCCCATCTCGCCTATGTGCCCCTGCCCGGAGGCGCCGCCGCCATCCGCGAGCCCTGGCGCATGGCCGTCAGCTACCTGGCCCACCACTTCGGCCGCGACTTCCTGCGGCTGCCGCTCGCCTTCGTCCGCGATCTGGACCCGCGCAAGACGGAGGTGGCGCTGCGCATGATGGAGCAGCAGGTCAATTCGCCGCTGACCTCCAGTTGCGGGCGGCTGTTCGACGCGGTGGCCGCGCTCGCCGGCCTGCGCCGCGAGGTCAACTACGAAGCCCAGGCCGCCATCGAACTGGAGATGGCCATGGAGGAAGCCGAGGCCGGCGACGCCAGCGCCTATCCCTTCGAGCTGCTGCCCCAGGGCGCAGGCTGGAGCATCGGCAGCGCTCCCCTCTTCGGCGCCCTGGTCGAGGACCTAAAGCATAACCGGCCTGTATCCAGCATCAGCCGGCGCTTTCATAATGGACTGGTTGAAGTCTTCCTGGAGCTGGCGCGGCGGCTGCGCCAGACCCGCGGGCTGGACCGGGTCTGCCTCTCCGGCGGCTCCTTCCAGAACCTTTACCTGCTGGAGCAGATGGACTCGCGGCTGGCGGCGGAGGGCTTCCAAGTGTTCACCCACAGCGAGGTTCCGGCGGGCGACGGCGGGCTCAGCCTGGGCCAGGCCCTGGTCGCCGCCCATCGCCCAGCCCGTCGCCCCTGA
- the hypB gene encoding hydrogenase nickel incorporation protein HypB, whose amino-acid sequence MDRVPLEKKVLSENDRVAAELRARFHEHGVLCLNLISSPGSGKTTLLERTLEGFARGERVAVLTGDIQTDQDAARLARFGFPVRQISTGGTCHLDARMIARHLEGWNLEDLDLLFIENVGNLVCPASYDLGEDAKIVVLSVAEGEDKPLKYPSIFFKAELLVLNKTDLLPYVPFRAEVARDNAQRIHPGMEILEVSCATGQGLDQWRQWLKQRQQAARRHLTAAAG is encoded by the coding sequence ATGGACCGCGTCCCGCTGGAGAAGAAGGTGCTGAGCGAAAACGATCGCGTGGCCGCCGAGCTGCGCGCGCGCTTCCACGAGCATGGCGTGCTCTGCCTGAACCTGATCTCTTCGCCGGGCTCGGGCAAGACCACCCTGCTGGAGCGCACGCTGGAGGGCTTCGCGCGCGGCGAGCGCGTGGCCGTGCTCACCGGCGACATCCAGACCGACCAGGACGCCGCCCGCCTGGCCCGTTTCGGCTTCCCCGTGCGCCAGATCTCCACCGGCGGCACCTGCCATCTCGACGCCCGCATGATCGCCCGCCATCTCGAGGGCTGGAACCTCGAGGACCTCGACCTGCTCTTCATCGAGAACGTGGGCAACCTGGTCTGCCCGGCCAGCTACGACCTGGGCGAAGACGCCAAGATCGTCGTCCTCAGCGTGGCCGAGGGCGAGGACAAGCCGCTCAAGTATCCCTCCATCTTCTTCAAGGCGGAACTGCTGGTGCTGAACAAGACCGACCTGCTGCCCTACGTGCCCTTCCGGGCGGAGGTGGCGCGCGACAACGCCCAGCGCATCCACCCCGGCATGGAGATCCTGGAGGTCTCGTGCGCCACCGGGCAGGGGCTGGACCAGTGGCGGCAGTGGTTGAAGCAACGGCAGCAGGCGGCGCGCCGGCACCTCACCGCGGCCGCCGGCTAG
- the hypE gene encoding hydrogenase expression/formation protein HypE has translation TGDTKVVEKGSGDGLFINTSGIGLVPEGLQLSADQARPGDRILLSGPIGDHGIAILAQREGLEFESTVESDSAPLHTLVAAMLGASRALRCLRDPTRGGLSSATNEIAQQSRVGMELDDAAIPVREEVRGACEMLGLDPLYVANEGKLIAIVAPEAAEAVLDAMRRHPLGSQAQIIGTVTAAHPGLVTLRTTLGTSRIVDMLAGDQLPRIC, from the coding sequence CACCGGCGACACCAAGGTGGTGGAGAAGGGAAGCGGCGACGGCCTGTTCATCAACACCTCGGGGATCGGCCTGGTGCCCGAGGGCCTGCAGCTTTCCGCCGACCAGGCCCGCCCCGGCGACCGCATCCTGCTCAGCGGGCCCATCGGCGACCACGGCATCGCCATCCTGGCGCAGCGCGAAGGCCTGGAGTTCGAAAGCACGGTGGAGAGCGACAGCGCGCCCCTGCACACCCTGGTGGCGGCCATGCTCGGGGCCTCGCGCGCGCTGCGCTGCTTGCGCGACCCCACCCGCGGCGGCCTTTCCAGCGCTACCAACGAGATCGCGCAGCAGTCGCGCGTGGGCATGGAGCTGGACGACGCCGCCATCCCGGTGCGCGAAGAGGTGCGCGGCGCCTGCGAGATGCTGGGCCTGGACCCGCTCTACGTCGCCAACGAGGGCAAGCTCATCGCCATCGTGGCGCCGGAGGCGGCGGAGGCGGTGCTCGACGCCATGCGCCGCCATCCTCTGGGCAGCCAGGCGCAGATCATCGGCACGGTGACCGCCGCGCATCCCGGCCTGGTCACCCTGCGCACCACCCTGGGCACCAGCCGCATCGTGGACATGCTGGCGGGCGACCAGTTGCCGCGCATCTGCTGA